Proteins from a genomic interval of Lysobacter stagni:
- a CDS encoding TonB-dependent receptor: MNQHRVRVAAIRRRSLSLAIVASLALAAPAFAQVAADAPVDDAAAPADAASDGSSPQRAHDLGAVMVTANKRVENIREVASSISVLGSEQLENIGATQMTDYASYLPGLQVQSNGSPGQSQVSMRGIAAMSSGSTVGTYIDETPIGSNGIYQQATLFALDLFPYDIDRIEVLRGPQGTLYGAGAMGGLLKYMTRRPDVSQTEFRIGGGVSDTEGAGDLGWNYRVGMNVPLVQDSLALRASYASNEIAGYVDNLVDGRKDINEGEQTSARAALLWQGDVASLEFSVMRQEIDSDNNAIIALDAETHEPIAGLSNYVYVDEPFEKNLDHYALTANWDLGFADFVSATGYSDTHTFIRTDQTLAYGEYTLLLGMPDPGSAYLDYTLDLKQITQEFRLTSKSGQAFEWMLGTFYSDEDGDNHQFVGLNQLDGTPLPGLRTLGELFIPSTYEETAVFANGSYRFNDRFKLGAGVRFSRNEQDFAQIVTDGLLLPIGRDENSSTENVFTWSITPQFQINKDVMVYAKAATGYQPGGPNVLVTGLPPVVDSSMLTSYEIGMKSAFSDDRVLFDLVGYQIDWEDIQVASQVNGVSGLVNGGEATSRGIEASLTLRPIEGLSLGLNAAYNDANLDEDFPTIIVPAGAAQVELNTGLKDDRMPYVPDLTWSLTADYYLPLGGDWSATFGGGVRWVDDRTNGTTQRQVVRLLDPPTVLDTEITEPLVIDSYYAVDLYAAFSNENWTLRAYMKNATDERAFSTMNDITSAVTGVTHHTAATPIQPRTFGLEVDYRF; this comes from the coding sequence ATGAACCAGCATCGCGTGCGCGTCGCCGCCATCCGGCGACGTTCCTTGTCCTTGGCCATCGTGGCGAGCCTCGCCCTGGCCGCGCCCGCATTCGCGCAGGTCGCGGCCGACGCGCCGGTCGATGACGCCGCCGCACCTGCGGATGCCGCGTCCGACGGTTCGTCCCCGCAGCGTGCCCACGACCTTGGCGCCGTCATGGTCACGGCCAACAAGCGCGTGGAGAACATCCGCGAAGTCGCGTCCTCGATCAGCGTGCTGGGCAGCGAACAGCTGGAGAACATCGGCGCGACGCAGATGACCGATTACGCCAGCTATCTGCCGGGCCTGCAGGTGCAGTCCAACGGCTCGCCGGGCCAGTCGCAGGTCTCGATGCGCGGCATCGCGGCGATGTCATCCGGTTCCACCGTCGGCACCTACATCGACGAGACGCCGATTGGCTCCAACGGCATCTACCAGCAGGCCACGCTGTTCGCCCTGGACCTGTTCCCCTACGACATCGACCGCATCGAAGTGCTGCGCGGCCCGCAGGGAACGCTGTATGGCGCCGGTGCGATGGGCGGCCTGCTCAAGTACATGACGCGCCGGCCGGATGTGTCGCAGACCGAGTTCCGCATCGGCGGCGGCGTGTCCGATACCGAAGGGGCAGGCGACCTGGGCTGGAACTATCGCGTCGGCATGAACGTGCCGCTGGTGCAGGACAGCCTGGCGCTGCGCGCCAGTTATGCCAGCAACGAGATTGCCGGCTACGTCGACAACCTCGTCGACGGCCGCAAGGACATCAACGAAGGCGAGCAGACCAGCGCCCGCGCCGCGCTGCTGTGGCAGGGCGACGTGGCCAGCCTCGAGTTCTCCGTCATGCGGCAGGAGATCGACAGCGACAACAACGCCATCATCGCGCTGGACGCGGAAACGCATGAGCCGATCGCCGGCCTGAGCAACTACGTCTACGTGGACGAGCCGTTCGAGAAGAACCTCGACCACTATGCGCTGACCGCCAACTGGGACCTGGGCTTCGCCGATTTCGTGTCGGCAACGGGCTACTCCGACACCCACACCTTCATCCGCACCGACCAGACGCTGGCCTACGGCGAGTACACGCTGTTGCTGGGAATGCCCGACCCGGGCAGCGCCTACCTGGACTACACGCTCGACCTCAAGCAGATCACGCAGGAATTCCGCCTGACTTCGAAGTCCGGCCAGGCGTTCGAGTGGATGCTGGGCACGTTCTACTCCGATGAAGACGGCGACAACCACCAGTTCGTCGGCCTGAACCAGCTCGACGGCACGCCGCTGCCGGGCCTGCGCACGCTGGGCGAACTGTTCATCCCGAGCACGTACGAGGAAACCGCGGTCTTCGCCAACGGTTCCTACCGGTTCAACGACCGTTTCAAGCTCGGCGCCGGCGTGCGCTTCTCGCGTAACGAGCAGGACTTCGCGCAGATCGTCACCGACGGCCTGTTGCTGCCCATCGGCCGCGACGAGAACAGCTCCACCGAGAACGTGTTCACCTGGAGCATCACGCCGCAGTTCCAGATCAACAAGGACGTGATGGTCTACGCCAAGGCCGCCACCGGCTACCAGCCCGGCGGCCCCAACGTATTGGTCACGGGCCTGCCGCCCGTGGTCGATTCCTCGATGCTGACCAGCTACGAGATCGGCATGAAGTCGGCCTTCTCCGACGACCGCGTGCTCTTCGACCTGGTCGGGTACCAGATCGACTGGGAAGACATCCAGGTGGCCTCGCAGGTCAACGGTGTCAGCGGCCTGGTCAACGGCGGTGAAGCGACCAGTCGCGGCATCGAGGCGTCGTTGACGCTGCGTCCGATCGAAGGCCTGAGCCTGGGGCTCAACGCCGCCTACAACGACGCCAACCTCGACGAGGATTTTCCGACCATCATCGTCCCGGCCGGCGCTGCGCAGGTGGAACTCAACACCGGCCTGAAGGACGACCGCATGCCGTACGTGCCCGACCTGACGTGGTCGCTCACGGCCGACTACTACCTGCCGCTGGGCGGCGACTGGAGCGCCACCTTCGGCGGCGGCGTGCGCTGGGTGGACGACCGCACCAACGGCACCACGCAACGCCAGGTGGTGCGCCTGCTCGATCCGCCGACGGTGCTGGACACCGAAATCACCGAACCGCTGGTGATCGACAGCTACTACGCCGTCGACCTGTATGCCGCGTTCTCCAACGAGAACTGGACGCTGCGCGCCTACATGAAGAACGCCACCGACGAGCGCGCGTTCTCGACCATGAACGACATCACCAGCGCGGTGACCGGCGTGACGCACCACACGGCGGCCACACCGATCCAGCCGCGCACGTTCGGCCTGGAGGTCGACTACCGCTTCTGA
- a CDS encoding peptide MFS transporter: protein MNPPVSGRDLWGQPRGLTVLFLTQTWETFSYYGMRALLVYYMTKQLLFAQEQASMIYGLYTATVYFTPIVGGVISDRWLGRRAAVIIGGSVMALGHFLMASESLFFFALAAIALGNGLFLPSLPSQIDGLYAKDDPRRGSAYNVYYVGINLGGLLAPLVCGTLGELYGWHWGFGAAGIGMLAGLAIYVLGGRHLPEDVRRPRGSVDARPTTSALPAHALRQRVIVLAAIALIVMLFRGAYEQVGNTIALWSDTGVDRALGGFVIPMTWFQALNPLLVISLTPVFVAHWTRQARRGAEPPAARKMALGALGVGSAYAMLAVVSAVAAPGQAHWLWLALFFVMLTAGELFILPIGLGLFARLAPTGHGATTIAAWFFATFGGSLLAGFLGTAWTRVGPTRFFVLMTAVAATAALLLRLLDGATRRIEAQHIEARRQDQQNTVATGCCEAD from the coding sequence ATGAACCCGCCCGTGAGCGGACGCGACCTGTGGGGCCAGCCGCGCGGCCTCACCGTGCTGTTCCTCACGCAGACGTGGGAGACGTTCTCCTACTACGGCATGCGGGCGCTGCTGGTCTATTACATGACCAAGCAGCTGCTGTTCGCACAGGAACAGGCCTCGATGATCTACGGCCTGTACACCGCGACGGTGTACTTCACGCCGATCGTCGGCGGCGTGATCTCCGATCGCTGGCTGGGTCGCCGCGCCGCGGTGATCATCGGCGGTTCGGTGATGGCGCTGGGCCATTTCCTGATGGCGTCGGAAAGCCTGTTCTTCTTCGCGCTGGCCGCCATCGCGCTGGGCAACGGGTTGTTCCTGCCCAGCCTGCCCAGCCAGATCGACGGCCTGTACGCCAAGGACGATCCGCGTCGCGGCTCGGCCTACAACGTGTACTACGTGGGCATCAACCTGGGCGGCCTGCTCGCGCCGCTCGTGTGCGGCACGCTGGGCGAGCTGTACGGCTGGCACTGGGGCTTCGGGGCCGCAGGCATCGGCATGCTGGCGGGTCTGGCGATCTACGTACTCGGCGGACGCCATCTGCCGGAGGACGTGCGGCGTCCACGGGGAAGCGTGGACGCCCGGCCCACAACGAGCGCATTGCCGGCGCATGCACTGCGCCAGCGAGTGATCGTGCTGGCGGCCATCGCGCTCATCGTGATGCTGTTCCGCGGTGCGTACGAACAGGTCGGCAACACCATCGCGCTGTGGTCCGACACGGGGGTCGACCGCGCGCTTGGTGGGTTCGTCATTCCGATGACCTGGTTCCAGGCCCTCAATCCGCTGCTGGTCATCTCGCTCACGCCGGTATTCGTCGCGCACTGGACGCGACAGGCGCGTCGCGGCGCCGAACCGCCGGCCGCTCGCAAGATGGCACTGGGCGCGCTGGGCGTGGGCAGTGCCTACGCGATGCTCGCGGTGGTCAGCGCGGTCGCGGCGCCGGGGCAGGCGCACTGGCTGTGGCTGGCGTTGTTCTTCGTGATGCTCACGGCGGGCGAGCTGTTCATCCTTCCCATCGGCCTGGGCCTGTTCGCGCGCCTGGCCCCCACCGGCCATGGCGCTACCACGATCGCCGCGTGGTTCTTCGCCACGTTCGGCGGAAGCCTGCTGGCCGGATTCCTGGGCACCGCATGGACCCGCGTCGGCCCGACCCGCTTCTTCGTCCTCATGACCGCCGTCGCGGCCACCGCCGCGCTGCTGCTGCGTCTGCTGGACGGGGCCACGCGGCGGATCGAGGCGCAGCACATCGAAGCCCGGCGGCAGGACCAACAGAACACCGTCGCGACCGGATGTTGCGAGGCAGATTGA
- a CDS encoding alpha/beta fold hydrolase produces MDARTHTNDYKSVATPSGVIGYVERGQGPVALFVHGVLLNGYLWRHQLDALDDVRRCIAVDLLAHGRTEAADGQDVSVTANAHMLAQFLDALGIDRIDLVGNDSGGGICQIFAALYPQRLRSLTLTNCDAHDNWPPEAFQAFVAMVAAGGLQGTLKAMWSDHDVYRQALAPAYERPADVSDDTIATYLRPFIESTRRLRQLEAFVNAFDCRHTLAIEDGLRRLQTPTLIAWGTDDVYFPVEWSSWLQQTIPGTRRRIEFEGARIFFPEERPSEFNDALRAHWLAASTVEVDEAAREQANA; encoded by the coding sequence ATGGACGCACGCACCCATACCAACGACTACAAGTCCGTGGCCACGCCGTCGGGAGTGATCGGTTACGTCGAGCGCGGCCAGGGACCGGTCGCACTGTTCGTCCACGGCGTGCTGCTCAATGGCTACCTCTGGCGCCATCAGCTGGATGCACTGGACGACGTACGTCGCTGCATCGCCGTCGACCTGCTGGCCCACGGACGAACGGAAGCTGCCGATGGGCAGGATGTCTCGGTCACGGCGAACGCACACATGCTGGCGCAGTTCCTCGATGCGCTGGGCATCGATCGCATCGATCTCGTCGGCAACGACAGCGGCGGCGGCATCTGCCAGATTTTCGCTGCGCTGTATCCGCAGCGACTGCGCAGTCTCACGCTGACCAACTGCGACGCCCATGACAACTGGCCGCCCGAAGCCTTCCAGGCGTTCGTCGCCATGGTGGCCGCCGGTGGCCTGCAGGGAACGTTGAAGGCGATGTGGTCCGACCACGACGTGTACCGGCAGGCCCTCGCGCCGGCGTACGAGCGCCCGGCGGACGTCAGCGACGACACCATCGCCACATACCTGCGTCCGTTCATCGAGTCCACGCGTCGTCTGCGCCAGCTGGAAGCGTTCGTCAACGCATTCGACTGCCGGCACACGCTGGCCATCGAAGATGGCCTGCGCCGCCTGCAGACACCGACGCTCATCGCCTGGGGCACCGACGACGTGTACTTCCCGGTGGAGTGGTCGAGCTGGCTGCAGCAGACCATCCCCGGCACGCGCCGGCGCATCGAGTTCGAAGGTGCGCGCATCTTCTTCCCGGAGGAACGGCCGTCCGAGTTCAACGATGCATTACGCGCGCACTGGCTCGCAGCCAGCACGGTGGAAGTGGACGAGGCGGCCCGCGAACAGGCGAACGCGTGA
- a CDS encoding helix-turn-helix transcriptional regulator, giving the protein MSEFTVNPLLDTGTVTVKDVRCRGTCRHRSAEECARATHLVFPYRGLYLRHVGNEQSVADANHVLFFNAGEGYRVSHPIDGGDSSFVLAVSPELLRELAPADLLQRPDDPAFRTQSLRIDPRAQALVALLRHSLDHGTIEPLEAESLALTLVCRSLGPRTTHATSATHVRRHLVDRVKVLLASDLGRQWKLAEIAAEIGGSPVYLTQAFQQVEGVPLHRYHLRLRLARALDLLARCDDMSALAMDLGFSSHSHFAAAFKQMYGRTPSEFRASALAKSA; this is encoded by the coding sequence ATGTCGGAATTCACCGTCAACCCCTTGCTGGACACCGGTACCGTCACGGTGAAGGACGTACGCTGCCGCGGCACCTGCCGCCATCGCAGTGCGGAGGAATGCGCGCGCGCCACGCACCTGGTGTTCCCGTATCGCGGGTTGTACCTGCGCCATGTGGGCAACGAGCAGTCCGTCGCCGATGCCAACCATGTGCTGTTCTTCAATGCCGGCGAGGGCTACCGCGTCAGCCATCCCATCGACGGTGGCGATTCGAGCTTCGTGCTGGCGGTGTCGCCGGAGTTGCTGCGCGAGCTGGCGCCGGCGGACCTGCTGCAACGCCCCGACGATCCCGCGTTCCGCACGCAATCGCTGCGCATCGATCCGCGCGCGCAGGCGCTGGTCGCGCTGCTGCGCCACAGCCTGGACCACGGCACCATCGAGCCACTGGAAGCCGAAAGCCTGGCGCTGACGCTGGTCTGCCGCAGCCTTGGCCCACGCACCACGCACGCCACCTCCGCCACGCATGTGCGGCGCCATCTGGTCGATCGGGTGAAGGTGCTGCTGGCGTCCGACCTGGGACGGCAATGGAAACTGGCCGAGATCGCAGCGGAGATCGGCGGGTCGCCGGTGTACCTCACGCAGGCCTTCCAGCAGGTGGAAGGCGTGCCGCTGCACCGCTACCACCTGCGACTGCGTCTGGCGCGTGCGCTGGACCTGCTGGCGCGGTGCGACGACATGTCCGCATTGGCGATGGACCTGGGATTCTCCAGCCACAGCCATTTCGCCGCCGCGTTCAAGCAGATGTACGGGCGCACGCCGTCCGAGTTCCGCGCCTCGGCGCTGGCCAAGAGCGCGTGA
- a CDS encoding serine hydrolase — MPGRIHPLRSAVALALALSGGVACAAPPENLDARVEQVIHDIGIPGMAVTIVEDGKVVHAKGYGVRRLGSPEPVDADTIFPTGSTGKAITTAALAVLVDEGKIGWDDKVTDHLPGFQMYDPWVTREMTIRDLLVHRSGLGLGAGDLMFVPRSSLSRAETVRRLRYIKPATSFRSGYAYDNVLYVVAGQLIEAVSGKTWEQFVRERVLRPAGMNVSTTDDASRFATANRVQPHARMDGGMRGVGTQEVLDERRSLGSNAAPAGGVSSSAHDMGRWLSIQLAHGALPEGGRLFSEESSEQMWTPQVLMPIHGYPGPLAATTPQFSAYALGWDVRDYRGVKVIEHGGAVFGVQTMVVLIPEKNIGFSLQINSEDGVALRGLQYELLDHYLDAPKHDWVSDFAAFRAGNVDKAKAALREAKVDAKPSRPSLTPAQYAGRYSDPWYGPIDITADKGRMRIDFKQTPDMAGTLSHWQYDTFKVAWDDRSLEPAYVTFNLGAEGKVERVTMKPVSPLADFSYDYQDLLFTPVTAK; from the coding sequence ATGCCCGGACGTATCCATCCGCTGCGCAGCGCCGTGGCGCTGGCGCTCGCGCTGAGCGGCGGCGTTGCCTGCGCCGCACCGCCGGAGAACCTCGATGCGCGCGTGGAGCAGGTCATCCACGACATCGGCATTCCCGGCATGGCCGTCACCATCGTCGAGGACGGCAAGGTCGTGCATGCCAAGGGCTACGGCGTGCGGCGGCTGGGTTCGCCCGAGCCGGTGGATGCCGACACCATCTTCCCGACCGGTTCCACCGGCAAGGCCATCACCACCGCCGCGCTGGCGGTGCTGGTCGACGAAGGCAAGATCGGCTGGGACGACAAGGTCACCGACCACCTGCCGGGTTTCCAGATGTACGACCCGTGGGTCACGCGGGAGATGACCATCCGCGACCTGCTGGTCCATCGCAGCGGCCTGGGCCTGGGCGCGGGCGACCTGATGTTCGTCCCGCGCTCTTCGCTGAGCCGCGCCGAAACCGTGCGCCGCCTGCGTTACATCAAGCCGGCCACCAGCTTCCGCAGCGGCTATGCGTACGACAACGTGTTGTACGTCGTCGCAGGGCAGTTGATCGAAGCGGTGTCGGGCAAGACCTGGGAGCAGTTCGTGCGCGAACGCGTCCTGCGCCCGGCCGGCATGAACGTCTCCACCACCGACGACGCCAGCCGCTTCGCCACCGCCAACCGCGTGCAGCCGCACGCGCGCATGGACGGCGGCATGCGTGGCGTGGGCACCCAGGAGGTGCTGGACGAACGACGCAGCCTGGGCTCGAACGCGGCGCCGGCGGGCGGTGTGTCGTCCAGTGCGCACGACATGGGCCGCTGGCTTTCCATCCAGCTGGCGCACGGTGCGTTGCCGGAAGGCGGGCGCCTCTTCAGCGAGGAGAGCTCGGAGCAGATGTGGACACCGCAGGTGCTGATGCCGATCCACGGCTATCCGGGTCCGCTGGCCGCGACCACGCCGCAGTTCTCGGCCTACGCGCTGGGTTGGGACGTGCGCGATTACCGTGGGGTGAAGGTCATCGAGCACGGCGGCGCGGTGTTCGGCGTGCAGACGATGGTGGTGCTGATCCCGGAGAAGAACATCGGTTTCTCGCTGCAGATCAACTCCGAGGACGGCGTGGCGCTGCGCGGCCTGCAGTACGAACTGCTCGACCATTACCTGGACGCGCCGAAGCACGACTGGGTCTCCGACTTCGCCGCTTTCCGCGCGGGCAACGTCGACAAGGCCAAGGCCGCGCTGCGCGAGGCGAAGGTGGACGCGAAGCCCTCGCGTCCTTCGCTGACGCCGGCCCAGTACGCCGGACGTTACAGCGATCCGTGGTACGGCCCGATCGACATCACCGCCGACAAGGGGCGGATGCGCATCGACTTCAAGCAGACACCGGACATGGCCGGCACGCTCAGCCACTGGCAGTACGACACCTTCAAGGTGGCCTGGGACGACCGCAGCCTGGAGCCCGCCTATGTCACCTTCAACCTGGGTGCGGAAGGCAAGGTGGAGCGGGTGACGATGAAGCCCGTCTCACCGCTGGCGGATTTCAGCTACGACTACCAGGACCTGCTGTTCACGCCGGTGACGGCGAAGTAG
- a CDS encoding DUF1611 domain-containing protein translates to MIRLKSEVVLPQPYLLFLGDTTEPGYAKTAFGLRDWAGDRCLGEYACDGASVTTGLPFLTPEEAAASGAEALVIGVANAGGFIPPGWIPALLRAMEAGLDLVGGMHARLRDIEPLREAAQRLGRRLIDVREPPAGIPVASGRRRSGKRLLTVGTDCALGKKYTALALAREFTSRGVDATFRATGQTGILIAGGGIPMDAVVADFAAGAAEMLTPDADPAHWDVIEGQGSLFHPAYAGVSLSLLHGSQPDVIVVCHEPGRDATLGYPDYSLPGIQDTIDLTLALGRRTQPNIRCAGVSLNTARMDAASAERLIETEAGRLGCPVADPLRGGPALERLVDACLA, encoded by the coding sequence GTGATTCGCTTGAAGTCCGAAGTCGTTCTACCGCAACCCTACCTGCTGTTCCTCGGCGACACGACCGAGCCCGGTTACGCGAAGACCGCCTTCGGTCTTCGCGACTGGGCCGGCGACCGCTGCCTGGGCGAGTACGCCTGCGACGGGGCCAGCGTCACCACCGGCCTGCCGTTCCTCACTCCGGAGGAGGCGGCCGCGTCTGGTGCGGAAGCGCTGGTGATCGGCGTGGCCAATGCGGGCGGGTTCATTCCGCCCGGCTGGATCCCCGCGCTGCTGCGGGCGATGGAGGCGGGGCTGGACCTCGTCGGTGGCATGCACGCACGCTTGCGCGACATCGAACCACTGCGCGAGGCTGCGCAGCGGCTTGGCCGGCGCCTGATCGACGTGCGCGAGCCACCGGCCGGTATCCCTGTCGCGTCCGGCCGTCGGCGTTCCGGCAAGCGCCTGCTCACCGTGGGCACCGACTGTGCGCTGGGCAAGAAGTACACGGCCCTGGCATTGGCGCGCGAGTTCACCTCGCGTGGCGTGGACGCGACGTTCCGAGCCACGGGGCAGACCGGCATCCTCATCGCGGGCGGTGGCATTCCGATGGACGCCGTGGTCGCGGATTTCGCCGCCGGTGCGGCGGAAATGCTCACGCCCGATGCGGACCCGGCGCACTGGGACGTGATCGAAGGGCAGGGGTCGCTGTTCCATCCGGCCTACGCCGGGGTCTCGCTGTCGCTGTTGCACGGCAGCCAGCCGGACGTGATCGTCGTGTGCCACGAACCGGGTCGCGACGCGACGCTGGGCTATCCCGACTATTCGCTGCCCGGCATCCAGGACACCATCGACCTCACGCTCGCGCTGGGCCGGCGCACGCAACCGAACATCCGCTGCGCCGGCGTCAGCCTCAACACCGCGCGGATGGACGCGGCCAGTGCGGAACGACTGATCGAAACCGAAGCCGGACGACTGGGTTGCCCCGTTGCCGATCCGTTGCGCGGCGGTCCGGCGCTGGAACGCCTGGTGGATGCATGCCTGGCCTGA
- a CDS encoding type 1 glutamine amidotransferase domain-containing protein, translated as MKILMVLTSHDRLGNTGEKTGFWLEEFAAPYYVFTDAGADVAVASPQGGQPPIDPKSDDPANQTPAQDRFKADTAAQAVLAHTHRLDAVSADDFDAIFYPGGHGPLWDLAEDEASKRLIEAFYESGKPVAAVCHGPAVLRHAMYEGAPIVKGKRVTGFTNSEEAAVKLTDVVPFLVEDELKRLGGKFERVDDWHSLAVVDGRLITGQNPASSEATAKALLKALG; from the coding sequence ATGAAGATCCTGATGGTGCTCACCTCGCATGACCGGCTCGGAAACACCGGCGAGAAGACCGGCTTCTGGTTGGAGGAATTCGCGGCGCCGTACTACGTGTTCACCGACGCCGGTGCGGACGTGGCGGTGGCCTCGCCGCAGGGCGGGCAGCCGCCGATCGATCCCAAGAGCGACGACCCCGCGAACCAGACGCCCGCGCAGGACCGCTTCAAGGCCGACACGGCGGCGCAGGCAGTCCTGGCGCATACCCATCGGCTGGATGCAGTGTCGGCCGATGACTTCGATGCGATCTTCTATCCCGGTGGGCATGGCCCGCTGTGGGATCTCGCGGAAGACGAGGCATCGAAGCGGCTCATCGAGGCGTTCTACGAGTCGGGCAAACCGGTGGCTGCCGTCTGCCATGGCCCCGCGGTACTGCGTCACGCCATGTACGAGGGCGCGCCGATCGTGAAGGGAAAGCGCGTCACCGGCTTCACCAATTCGGAGGAAGCCGCAGTGAAGCTGACCGATGTGGTACCGTTCCTGGTGGAGGACGAACTCAAGCGTCTGGGCGGAAAGTTCGAACGCGTGGACGACTGGCACAGCTTGGCGGTGGTCGATGGTCGCCTGATCACAGGGCAGAACCCGGCTTCGTCCGAAGCGACGGCGAAGGCGCTTCTGAAGGCGTTGGGCTGA
- a CDS encoding DUF4410 domain-containing protein translates to MGRALMLGALLVVAGCATTSSPQFERSSAPHALERPERILVYDFAGTRGDLPPDSPITGYFEQSETAQSTQEVELGRQLGRQVAQQVITRLREAGIDAYPVGAGPVPKVGDVVLRGEFVSIVPGSRTMRVLVGFGAGRGELTTVVEAFQITATGPRSLATAQADTRGGALPGILLPLGVTGAAASTAAVSGTSNVLQERGPESIRAAAQRTADSIARAIVDLYRERGWLGST, encoded by the coding sequence GTGGGTCGTGCGCTGATGTTGGGTGCACTGCTGGTCGTCGCCGGTTGTGCCACCACATCTTCACCACAGTTCGAGCGCTCATCCGCGCCGCATGCGCTGGAGCGGCCCGAGCGCATCCTGGTCTACGACTTCGCCGGCACCCGCGGCGATCTGCCGCCGGACTCGCCCATCACCGGCTACTTCGAACAGAGCGAGACCGCACAGTCCACGCAGGAGGTGGAGCTGGGCAGGCAGCTTGGGCGCCAGGTCGCGCAGCAGGTGATCACACGATTGCGCGAGGCCGGGATCGATGCCTATCCGGTCGGCGCGGGCCCCGTGCCGAAGGTGGGTGACGTGGTGCTGCGCGGCGAGTTCGTCTCGATCGTTCCGGGCAGCCGGACCATGCGCGTACTGGTGGGGTTCGGGGCCGGTCGAGGCGAGCTGACCACCGTGGTCGAAGCGTTCCAGATCACGGCCACCGGCCCGCGTTCGCTTGCGACCGCGCAGGCCGACACCCGCGGCGGCGCCTTGCCCGGCATCCTGCTGCCGCTGGGAGTGACCGGCGCCGCGGCAAGCACGGCGGCGGTATCGGGCACGTCGAATGTGCTGCAGGAGCGCGGCCCCGAATCCATTCGTGCTGCCGCGCAACGCACCGCCGACAGTATCGCTAGGGCAATCGTCGACCTTTATCGCGAGCGCGGTTGGCTGGGTTCCACCTGA
- a CDS encoding saccharopine dehydrogenase family protein, whose protein sequence is MKPGPIAVYGAYGHTGRFIVDELLRRGWTPILSGRDATKLAAQVARHRHLEGRVAGIDDPASLDRAVHGAVAVINAAGPFLETGEPVLEAALRAGAHYFDTSAEQCAAWSVYERFDERAREAGTVAMPSVAFYGALAELLVMAAMDDWREADGIDIAVGLDSWHPTQGTRVTGERNHWPRWIVRDGSLQVVPSPPLTRAWRFPPPLGEQEVTMLPLSEIVAIARHVRCPRVHSYMNSAPLRDLRDPATPTPQAVDERGRSAQTFIVDVHVQRGAVTRRATVQGRDIYAVSAPLIVEAMERVVTGSVSARGARSAGQLFDARAFLASLAPEPFVLEVGA, encoded by the coding sequence ATGAAACCGGGCCCGATCGCCGTGTATGGCGCCTACGGCCACACCGGACGATTCATCGTCGACGAGCTGTTGCGGCGCGGCTGGACACCGATCCTGTCCGGTCGCGACGCAACGAAACTGGCCGCACAGGTCGCCCGCCACCGACATCTGGAAGGTCGTGTGGCGGGCATCGACGATCCCGCCTCGCTCGACCGCGCCGTCCACGGTGCCGTTGCGGTCATCAACGCGGCGGGGCCGTTCCTCGAGACGGGCGAGCCGGTGCTGGAGGCGGCGCTGCGGGCTGGCGCCCACTACTTCGACACCAGCGCCGAACAGTGCGCCGCGTGGTCGGTGTACGAACGCTTCGACGAACGTGCACGCGAGGCCGGCACCGTGGCGATGCCGTCGGTGGCGTTCTACGGCGCATTGGCGGAACTGCTCGTCATGGCGGCGATGGACGACTGGAGGGAAGCCGACGGCATCGACATCGCGGTCGGACTGGACAGCTGGCATCCCACACAGGGCACGCGCGTGACCGGCGAGCGCAACCATTGGCCGCGCTGGATCGTGCGCGACGGCTCGCTCCAGGTGGTGCCCAGTCCGCCGCTCACCCGAGCCTGGCGCTTTCCACCGCCGTTGGGCGAGCAGGAAGTGACCATGCTGCCGCTGTCGGAGATCGTCGCGATCGCGCGTCACGTGCGTTGCCCGCGTGTGCATTCGTACATGAACTCCGCGCCGCTGCGCGACCTGCGCGATCCTGCCACACCGACCCCGCAGGCCGTGGACGAACGGGGTCGCTCGGCACAGACATTCATCGTCGACGTGCACGTCCAGCGGGGCGCCGTCACACGTCGCGCCACGGTGCAGGGCCGCGACATCTACGCCGTCAGCGCGCCGTTGATCGTGGAGGCGATGGAGCGCGTGGTGACCGGAAGCGTGTCCGCCCGCGGCGCACGGTCCGCGGGGCAGCTGTTCGATGCACGTGCATTCCTGGCATCGCTGGCGCCGGAGCCCTTCGTGCTGGAAGTCGGAGCGTGA